The stretch of DNA GCAGATCTCACGATCGTCGTGAAAGGCAGCGATTTCGAGCCGCGCTCGGTCGTCCAGCTCGACGGCGCCGACCTCCCGACCTCGTTCACGAGCGCGACGGAGCTCCAGGCGACGATCCCGAGCGCCAAGCTCGCGGCGGTCGGGCGGCCCAGCGTCACCGTCCACACGTCCGCGCCCGGCGGCGGCACGAGCAAGGACCTCGTGTTCGCGATCGAGAACCCGAAGCCGGCGCTCACCGCGCTCGCCCCGCTCGCCGCCCTCGCCGGCGCCGGCAACACGCCCTTCACCGTGACGGGCAGCGGCTTCGTCGCGGGCGCGAAGATCCACTTCGGCACCGCCGAGCTCGCCACGACCGTGAAGTCGGCGACCGAGCTCGAGGCGACGATCCCGCAGGCGCTCCTCAGCGCGTCGACGAGCGTGCTCGTGAAGGTGCTCAATCCGGTCCCCGGCGGCGGCGCCTCGAACGAGATCGCCTTCACGATCACGAACCCGAGCGCGACCGTCACCTCGATCACGCCGGACAACAAGGCGATCAACGCGGCCACGTTCGAGCTCACCGTGAACGGGACCGGCTTCGTGCCGGGCAGCGGGATCGTGTTCAACGGCGCGCCGCTCACCACCACGCTCGTCGCGGGCAACCAGCTCCGAGCGAGCGTCCCGCAGGCCGCGCTCGCGGCGCCGGGAGAGGTCCCCGTCGCGGTGTCGAACCCGCCCCCCGGCGGCGGTGTGTCGAACCCGGTCGCGTTCAAGGTCCTGTACCCGACCCCGCTCTTCGCGACGGTGAGCCCCGTCGCGCCGTCGACGATCCCGGCCGGCTCGGGGCCGACCGAGATCACGGTCACGGGCTCGCGCTTCTTCGAGCAGTCCGTCATCACCATCGACGACGCGCCCGCCGTGACGACGCTCGCGGAGCCGACGAAGCTCAAGGCGACGATCACCGCCGCGCAGCTCGCGACCGCGGGCACGCTCAAGATCAAGGTCGTGAACCCGGAGCCGGGCGGCGGCCCCACCACCGCGACGAAGGACGTCTCCGTCACGAACGGCAAGCCGACCATCAACGCGGTCAACCCGTCCGCGATCGCGCTCGGGAGCCCCGACACGCCGCTCACGATCCTCGGCGCGGGCTTCGTGGCGACGAGCACGGTGAAGCTCGGCACCACGTCGGTCCCGGCGACCTACGTCGACGGCAGCCGCCTCACGGTGGTGGTGCCGGCGTCGATGCTGCAGAACGGCGGCACGTCGATCAACGTGACGGTGACGAACCCGACGCCCGGCGGCGGCACGAGCACGGTTACGCCGGAGTCGAAGATCCTGGTGCAGTGCGAGTCGACCGGCGTGCACGTGCACATGGACACGGCGACGCACACGCGCACGATCGACTGGGCGCTCTCGCCGCAGCTCACGCGCTGGGCGGCGCAGGGCGGGCAGTGCCCGAACGTCCCGTTCATCCCGGCCGAGCAGCCGTCGCACTACGTCATCGTCCAGAACGCGACCGCGGGCAACCTCACCCTGTCGGCGTGGGCAGAGTGCGCGGACGACGGCAAGGGCGACGCATTCCTTGCATTCTACAAGCAAGCGACGGAGCCGGCGACGGAGGCCGAGCGCAAGGCGTGCACCGGCGTCGTGTCGGAGGGCGGCTCGACGTACAAGAGCCCGGAGTCGGGCGGGAGCGCGTTCTGCCCCGGCCTCACGAAGGGCAACGGCGGCGGGCTCGTGCTGAAGGCGTGCGAGCGCGCGGTCGTGCAGATCCAGACGTTCCGCCACGAGGACGCGGCGTACTCGTCGCCGCTCAGCCTCAAGATCAAGGGCGAATAGCTCCGCGTATGCCTGCTCCGCCCACGGCGCGCGGCGTCGCCGCGACCGTCCTCGCGCGCGTCGCGTCCGACGCGGCCTTCGCCGCCGCCGCCCTCGACGCGGAGCTCGAGCGCGCGGTGCAGCTCGAGCCGCGCGATCGCGCGCTCGCGACGGAGCTGGTCTACGGCGCGCTGCGGCTCTTGCCGTGGCTCGAGGAGCGGGTCGCGCGCCACGCCACGCGCGGGCTCGACGCGGTGGAGCCGCTCGTGCGCGCGCACCTCGTCCTCGCGGCGTACCAGGTCCTCGTCCTCACGCGGGTCCCTGCGTTCGCGGCGGTGAACGAGGCGGTCACCGCGGTGCGCGGGCTGCGCGGCGCGAAGGTGGCGGGGTTCGCGAACGCGGTCCTCCGCAAGATCGCGGCCGAGCCGCGGCCGAGCGAGGAGGAGCTCGCCCGCGCGGCGCTCGCGTCGGTCGACCCGGCGCTGCGTGACGCGGTGGTGCGCGCGATCGGCGAGGAGGAGGCGCGCGCGATCTTCCTCGCCGGCGACGCGCCGCCGCTCGGGCTCCGGATCGAAGACGCGTCCGCGCGCGACGCGTGGCTCGCGCGCTTCCGCGAGGCGCGGCCGCACGCGACGTTCGAGGCCGGCCGCGCGTCGCCGCACGCGATCGTGGCGCGTGGCGCGGGGAAGCTCGCGGAGCTGCCGGGCGCGGGCACGGAGGCGTGGACGGCGCAGGAGGAGGGCTCGCAGGTCGTCGCGCTCGCGCTCGGCGCGCGCGCGGGCGACGTCGTCCTCGACGCGTGCGCGGGGCGGGGGAACAAGACGGGTCTCCTCGCGCGCGCGGTCCTGCCCGGCGGCGCGGTGGACGCGGCGGACCTCCACCCGAAGAAGCTGGAGCGCCTCGCGCGCGAGCTCGAGCGCATCGGCCTCGCGCCGCGCGCGACCTTCGCGGTCGACTGGGCGCGCGGCGCCGGCGGCGCGACGGGGCCGTACGATCGGATCCTCGTCGACGCCCCGTGCTCCGGCACCGGCACGCTCCGGCGGCGCCCCGAGCTCGCGCTGCGCCGCGCGCTCGGCGACGTCGCGGCGCTCGCGGAGACGCAGCGCGCGATCGTGCGCCGGGCCGCGACGCTGCTCCGCCCCGGCGGCCGCCTCGTCTACGCGGTGTGCAGCGTCCTCCGCGAAGAGGCGGAGGACGTCGTCGCCGACGCGCCGAGCCTCGCGCCCGCCCCCTTCGACGCGAGCATCGCGACGGGCGAGACGACGTTCCGCTTGCTGCCGTCCCGCCACGGCACCGACGGCTACTTCCTCGCGTCGTTCGTCAGGACGTGATCCGCAGGGGGGCCCGCGGTGCGAGGCATGCGCTACATTGGTGGGCATGATCCATCGTCGTGCGCAGCGACTGCAGTCGCGTATCGACGGCCGCGTTCGGGCCGCGCGTCACGAGGACGCGGTCGTTCGCGATCAGCACCTGCGCCGGCGTCCCGCCGACCGGCGTCGTCGCGAGCTCGCGCTTCGCGTCGGTCGTCGAAGGTGAGCACCGCCTTCGCGTCCTCGTCGGCGACGAAGGCGAGGCGGCGCTCGCCTGCGAGGCCGAGCGCGATCGTGGAGCTCGCGGTGACGGGGCCGACCGGCCGGATCGGCGCCCCCGGCGCGGCCTGCGGCGGCGACCCCGCGGCGGCGAGAGCGGCGGGATTTTTCACCAAAGGGGAGGGACGGGCCGGGCGTGGCGCGATTCAACGGGCCGAAAAGGCGCGTGAACTCGGCCCGTGCCTAAGGTAGCTTGGCCCCGAAATGATCGACGTTACGGTGCCGCAGCTCGGCGAGAGCGTGACTGAGGGGACCATCACGAAGTGGCTGGTCAAAGAAGGCGACGTGGTCACGAAGGACCAGACCATCGCCGAGATCGCGACGGACAAGGCCGACAGCGAGCTCCCCGCGCCCGCGGGCGGTCGCGTCGCGAAGCTCCTCGCGAAGGAAGGTGACGTCGTGCCTGTGCGCACCGTCATCTGCCAGATCGACGAGAGCGCCGCCGGCACGGGCACCGCTCCGCATCCCGCGTCGCCGAACATCGCGACGAAGACGGCGGAGCCGCAGCCGCCGTCGAACCGGCCGCCGGCGAGCGCGCCGCTCGCGACGCCGTCGACGCGCCGGGTCGCGCTCGAGCACGGCGTCGATCTGAAGAGCGTCACCGGCACCGGCGAGCACGGCCGCATCACGCGTGACGACGTCGCGCGCGCGGCGGCGCCCGCCTCGTCCCCGGCGCCGACCGTCGTTCATCGCGGCGGTGACGCGCCGGCGATCGCGCGCATCATCAACGAGGGCGGCGGGTTCCAGCCGCCCGTCCCCGGCGCCGGCTTCGGCTCGTTCAAGCTGCCGGCGTACCGCGAGAAGCCGGGCGACAAGGTCGTCCCCTTCACGCGTCGCCGCCGCATCACGGCCGATCACATGACGTACTCGAAGCAGGTGTCGCCGCACGTCGTGACGGTGGCCGAGTGCGATCTGTGGGCGGCGTCGAAGCTCCGCGACGCGCACAAGGACCGTTACAAGAAGGAGGGCATGAGCCTCACGATGCTCGCCTTCGTCGCGGTCGCGGTCGCGCGCGCGCTGCGCGAGAACCCGACGATGAACGCGCGTGTCCTCGACGACGCGTACGTCGTCTACAAGGACATCAACCTCGGCGTCGCGGTCGACTCGCCCGACGGCCTCGTCGTCCCCGTCATCCGCCGCGCCGACGAGCTCGGCGTCCGCGGCATCGTCCGCGGCATCGACGACGTCGCGACGCGCGCGCGCAACGGCAAGATCACGATCGACGATCTCTCGGGCTCGACGTTCAGCGTCTCGAACCCCGGCCTCAAGGGGAACCTCTTCGGCGTCGCGGTCATCAACCAGCCCAACGTCGGCATCCTCCGCATGGGCGAGATCAAGAAGCGCGTCGTCGTCGTCGAGGGCCCCGGCAAAGAGGACCAGATGGCGATCCACCCGGTGATGTACATGGCGCTCAGCTACGACCACCGGATCGTGGACGGCGTCGCTGCGAACACCTTCCTCTGGCGCGTCCGCGAGATCCTCGAAAAGGCGGACTTCGAGGTGTAGACTGTGCCGGGTTGAGCCAAAAACGGCACAACCCGCAGCGGGGCCGGCCTCCCCGTTTGCTAGAATTCCAGGGGAACTGAACATGGACTCATCCTTGCGTCAGCGAGCTACGGGAGCATCGCGGAAGCGGAAAGGCACAAGGATGCAACGAAGCCTCTATCGGATTGCGATTCTGGCGGTCGCCTTCTCCGCCGCCGTCGTGGGCTGCGCGGCCGAGAGCACGCCAGACCCCGGCCCGCAAATCGATCCGCTGAACCCGCAGCCGCTCCCGCCGGTCATCACCGACGACGACGACGACGGTGAGGTGACGAGGCCCGGTCAGTCGGACGGAACGTCGGGCAGCAACTCGAACGGCTCGTCGAGCGGCTCGTCGTCGGGCGGCTCCTCCTCCTCGGGCGGCCCCGGCAGCAGCGGCAGCAACCCCAGCACCGCCGACGCCGGCGACCAGTAGGGACGCACTCGCGCGTCCCAGCGCGCAGGCGTCGAACAAGCCATTTTTATGGCGTGCACGACTCTCCAGCACGCCACAACTGCCTTCGGTATGCGGCGTCGCGAGGCCTCTGCCTTCCGCTCCACATCACGCCCGCGCCCCAGCCGACGCACCCTCCCCGAGTCCATCACCTGGTTTTCAACGTCGGGGCTTCGCCCCGACACCCGCGCTCCCAACGTCGAGGCTTCGCCCCGACGCCCCACCCCAGACACGGCCCTCGCGCTGCGCGCTCGGGGCGCTTCGCGCCCGCTTTCGCGGCCGCTTCTGGGGCCCCGGTTGCTTGCTCGCATGACCGTGGGCCGTTGGCCGCCGCCGCGCGGGCCTCGTTACTTGCGCGGGGAGGGTTTTCGGTCGCGGGCGCGGCGGCGAAAGAGGGCTGCGGCGGCGCCGAGGGCGCAGGCGAGGGTGCCGCCGGCGGTGCTCCAGCCGCTGGGGGGGAGCACCGCTTGGCAGTCGCACGAGCCGCCGCCGCCGGCGTTGTCGCCGTTGGACGGTGGCTGGAAGCCGCCGCCGTCCGTGAAGGCGCCGCCCTCGGGGTTCGGGGTGGTCCCGTCGCAGCCGAGGACGTCGCGCTGCGCGGCCCATAGCGCGGGGCACTGCGTCTCCGTCGTCGAGCCGGCGGGGCAGGAGAGCGGGCCGCGGATCTTGCAGAAGTTGAGCATCGACGTGAACGTCGCGCCGTCGTCCTTCGAGACGCCGGCGATGAAGCCGATCTTCTCGTTGGAGCAGGCCCATAGCTCCTCGCCGTGGAGCGCGAGGCACTTCACCTCGACCTTCGACTTCTGCGTGAACTGGAAGTCCGCCGTGCTCGCGACCCACACGCCGTCGAGCGGGCTGCCGACGTAGACCTTCTTGC from Labilithrix sp. encodes:
- a CDS encoding 2-oxo acid dehydrogenase subunit E2, producing the protein MIDVTVPQLGESVTEGTITKWLVKEGDVVTKDQTIAEIATDKADSELPAPAGGRVAKLLAKEGDVVPVRTVICQIDESAAGTGTAPHPASPNIATKTAEPQPPSNRPPASAPLATPSTRRVALEHGVDLKSVTGTGEHGRITRDDVARAAAPASSPAPTVVHRGGDAPAIARIINEGGGFQPPVPGAGFGSFKLPAYREKPGDKVVPFTRRRRITADHMTYSKQVSPHVVTVAECDLWAASKLRDAHKDRYKKEGMSLTMLAFVAVAVARALRENPTMNARVLDDAYVVYKDINLGVAVDSPDGLVVPVIRRADELGVRGIVRGIDDVATRARNGKITIDDLSGSTFSVSNPGLKGNLFGVAVINQPNVGILRMGEIKKRVVVVEGPGKEDQMAIHPVMYMALSYDHRIVDGVAANTFLWRVREILEKADFEV
- a CDS encoding Sun protein — its product is MPAPPTARGVAATVLARVASDAAFAAAALDAELERAVQLEPRDRALATELVYGALRLLPWLEERVARHATRGLDAVEPLVRAHLVLAAYQVLVLTRVPAFAAVNEAVTAVRGLRGAKVAGFANAVLRKIAAEPRPSEEELARAALASVDPALRDAVVRAIGEEEARAIFLAGDAPPLGLRIEDASARDAWLARFREARPHATFEAGRASPHAIVARGAGKLAELPGAGTEAWTAQEEGSQVVALALGARAGDVVLDACAGRGNKTGLLARAVLPGGAVDAADLHPKKLERLARELERIGLAPRATFAVDWARGAGGATGPYDRILVDAPCSGTGTLRRRPELALRRALGDVAALAETQRAIVRRAATLLRPGGRLVYAVCSVLREEAEDVVADAPSLAPAPFDASIATGETTFRLLPSRHGTDGYFLASFVRT